The proteins below come from a single Parazoarcus communis genomic window:
- a CDS encoding OadG family transporter subunit, giving the protein MSVTDTLAFILTGFSVVLIALSLLWLVSALIGRLFAVAAPRPSAVAAVAPLAAGPSPAAPGIPAAHVAAITAAVAVMTGGRGRVVSVRAPAHLAVTWAREGRTEQFSSHRVRWDWAIPGPPHVDYDAPAQDPAPAQPPVGRHQ; this is encoded by the coding sequence ATGAGCGTAACCGACACCCTGGCATTCATTCTGACCGGCTTCAGCGTCGTGCTCATCGCACTGTCGCTGCTGTGGCTGGTCAGCGCGCTGATCGGCCGCCTGTTCGCGGTCGCCGCGCCTCGTCCGTCCGCCGTTGCTGCTGTCGCCCCGCTTGCAGCCGGGCCGTCACCCGCTGCGCCCGGCATCCCGGCGGCGCACGTCGCAGCAATCACGGCCGCCGTCGCGGTCATGACCGGCGGACGCGGACGGGTGGTCTCGGTGAGGGCGCCAGCCCATCTGGCAGTCACCTGGGCCCGCGAGGGTCGCACCGAGCAGTTTTCATCGCACCGGGTGCGCTGGGACTGGGCCATCCCCGGCCCACCCCATGTCGACTATGACGCGCCCGCGCAGGACCCGGCGCCCGCACAGCCCCCCGTCGGCAGACATCAATGA
- the ftsX gene encoding permease-like cell division protein FtsX — MSNWLYLHFRAIAQALGRLASQPLGTLLSALVMGIALSLPAGGYLLLDNIASLARGVSGTPEISVFLETGAGEADAAAIEKRLRADPQLASFRFVPRDEALQQLEKGGLGDVLGGLDANPLPDAFVVTLRTGDPAAFEALTGEMKAWPRVAHVQLDSGWVKRLHALLVLGRSAVLMLAGLLGFALVIVTFNTIRLQILTQRAEIEVSRLLGATDPFIRRPFYWFGGLQGVLGGLVALGAVWLGVAALAAPVAGLAETYGAVFSLAGPQWPESLAIVSFAAFLGWLGAEISVRRHLASA; from the coding sequence ATGAGCAACTGGCTCTATCTGCATTTCAGGGCGATCGCTCAGGCGCTCGGGCGGCTTGCCAGCCAGCCCCTCGGCACCTTGCTGTCGGCGCTGGTGATGGGCATTGCCCTGTCGCTGCCGGCGGGCGGCTATCTGCTGCTGGACAATATTGCTTCGCTTGCGCGTGGGGTCTCGGGCACACCTGAAATCAGCGTCTTTCTCGAAACCGGTGCCGGGGAGGCCGACGCCGCTGCCATCGAGAAGCGCCTGCGCGCCGATCCGCAACTGGCCAGCTTCCGCTTCGTGCCGCGCGACGAAGCCCTGCAGCAACTGGAGAAGGGCGGGCTGGGTGATGTCCTTGGCGGACTTGATGCCAATCCGCTGCCCGACGCCTTCGTGGTGACGCTTCGCACCGGTGATCCGGCTGCCTTCGAAGCACTCACCGGCGAGATGAAGGCCTGGCCCAGGGTGGCGCATGTGCAGCTCGACTCGGGATGGGTGAAGCGGCTGCACGCGCTGCTTGTGCTCGGCCGTTCGGCGGTGCTGATGCTGGCCGGACTGCTCGGCTTTGCGCTGGTCATCGTCACCTTCAACACGATCCGGCTGCAGATTCTGACCCAGCGGGCAGAAATCGAGGTGAGCCGCCTCCTGGGCGCGACCGATCCTTTCATTCGCCGCCCTTTCTACTGGTTCGGCGGTTTGCAGGGCGTGCTGGGCGGACTGGTGGCGCTCGGTGCCGTGTGGTTGGGCGTGGCCGCACTGGCTGCGCCGGTCGCAGGGCTGGCAGAGACCTATGGCGCGGTGTTTTCGCTTGCCGGGCCGCAGTGGCCGGAATCGCTCGCGATCGTGTCGTTTGCGGCTTTTCTGGGCTGGCTTGGTGCGGAGATCTCGGTGCGCCGTCACCTGGCCTCGGCCTGA
- the ahpC gene encoding alkyl hydroperoxide reductase subunit C yields MSLINTAVQPFKAQAYKNGKFIEVTDADLKGKWSVLIFMPAAFTFNCPTEIEDAAEHYAEFEKAGAEVYIVTTDTHFSHKVWHETSPAVGKAKFALVGDPTHKLTNAFDVHIAEEGLALRGTFIVNPDGVIKTMEVHDNAIARDVTETVRKLKAAQYVASHPNEVCPAKWKEGEKTLAPSIDLVGKI; encoded by the coding sequence ATGTCCCTGATCAACACCGCAGTTCAGCCTTTCAAAGCTCAAGCCTACAAGAACGGCAAGTTCATCGAAGTGACCGATGCCGATCTCAAGGGCAAATGGTCCGTCCTGATTTTCATGCCGGCAGCCTTCACCTTCAACTGCCCGACCGAGATCGAAGACGCGGCCGAGCACTATGCAGAGTTCGAAAAGGCTGGCGCCGAAGTGTACATCGTTACCACCGATACCCACTTCTCGCACAAGGTGTGGCACGAGACCTCCCCCGCCGTGGGCAAGGCCAAGTTCGCGCTGGTGGGCGATCCGACCCACAAGCTGACCAACGCCTTTGACGTGCATATCGCCGAAGAAGGCCTGGCACTGCGCGGCACCTTCATCGTCAATCCGGACGGCGTCATCAAGACCATGGAAGTGCACGACAACGCGATCGCCCGTGACGTGACCGAAACCGTGCGCAAGCTGAAGGCTGCTCAGTACGTTGCCTCGCACCCGAACGAAGTGTGCCCGGCCAAGTGGAAGGAAGGCGAGAAGACCCTGGCTCCGTCCATCGACCTCGTCGGCAAGATCTAA
- a CDS encoding sodium ion-translocating decarboxylase subunit beta yields MDMLNDLIALTAFGHVTLQMMIMWVVICGLLYLAVYKNFEPLLLVPIAFGALLANLPTEGMVNPPVGDTPGGLFHYISLGVHLELFPPIIFLGVGALTDFGPVIANPRTFLLGAAAQFGVFATFIGAALLGFSTDQAAAIGIIGGADGPTSIFLANKLAPELLAPIAVAAYSYMALVPLIQPPIMRALTTTKERAIRMRSLRQVSKTEKLIFALVVTVLVILLVPAASALIGMLMLGNFLRECGVTERLSKAAQNEIINIVTILLGTSVGITMTGERFLQLETLKILSLGIVAFSISTASGVLMAKLMNLVSKEKINPLIGSAGVSAVPMAARVSQVEGQRADPGNFLLMHAMGPNVAGVIGTAVVAGYFIARLGN; encoded by the coding sequence ATGGACATGCTGAACGACCTCATTGCGCTCACCGCCTTCGGCCATGTGACGCTGCAGATGATGATCATGTGGGTGGTCATCTGCGGCCTGCTCTACCTCGCGGTGTACAAGAACTTCGAGCCCTTGCTGCTGGTGCCGATCGCCTTCGGTGCGCTGCTGGCAAACCTGCCCACCGAGGGCATGGTCAACCCGCCGGTGGGCGACACCCCGGGCGGTCTGTTCCACTACATCTCGCTGGGCGTCCATCTGGAGCTGTTCCCGCCGATCATCTTTCTCGGCGTCGGCGCGCTGACGGATTTCGGCCCGGTCATCGCCAACCCGCGCACCTTCCTGCTCGGTGCCGCTGCCCAGTTCGGCGTCTTCGCCACCTTCATCGGCGCGGCACTGCTCGGGTTTTCGACGGACCAGGCAGCGGCCATCGGCATCATCGGCGGCGCCGACGGCCCGACCTCGATCTTTCTCGCCAACAAGCTCGCGCCCGAACTGCTGGCGCCGATCGCGGTGGCGGCCTATTCCTACATGGCGCTGGTACCGCTGATCCAACCCCCGATCATGCGCGCGCTGACCACCACCAAAGAGCGCGCCATCCGCATGCGCTCGCTGCGTCAGGTATCGAAGACCGAGAAGCTGATTTTCGCGCTGGTGGTCACCGTGCTGGTCATCCTGCTGGTGCCCGCCGCCTCAGCCCTGATCGGGATGCTGATGCTGGGCAATTTCCTGCGCGAGTGCGGCGTGACAGAGCGTCTGAGCAAGGCTGCACAGAACGAAATCATCAACATCGTCACCATCCTGCTCGGCACCTCGGTCGGCATCACCATGACCGGTGAGCGCTTCCTGCAGCTGGAAACGCTGAAGATCCTGAGCCTGGGCATCGTCGCCTTTTCCATCTCGACGGCATCGGGCGTGCTGATGGCCAAGCTGATGAACCTGGTGTCGAAAGAGAAGATCAATCCGCTGATCGGTTCGGCTGGCGTGTCTGCCGTCCCCATGGCGGCGAGGGTCAGTCAGGTGGAAGGTCAGCGCGCCGACCCCGGCAACTTTCTGTTGATGCATGCGATGGGGCCGAACGTGGCCGGCGTCATCGGCACTGCCGTCGTCGCCGGTTACTTCATCGCCAGACTCGGAAACTGA
- a CDS encoding ion transporter yields MTALRTLIESIGFQRFIITVIVINAITLGLETSEAVMGAAGGVLIALDRLALAIFVVEIALKLVAYRHRFFTSGWNLFDFTIVAITLAPTGEGMAVLRALRILRALRLVSVIPSMRKVVNALLRALPGMGSVLALLLLVFYVSSVMSTKLFGADFPEWFGTIGASFYTLFQVMTLESWSMGIVRPVMEVHPLAWVFFVLFILLTTFAVLNLFIAIVVDAMTEVEHQEQDETRTLVMVDHEVLMAEIRALRTEVRALKNDA; encoded by the coding sequence ATGACAGCACTTCGCACCCTTATTGAATCCATTGGTTTTCAACGTTTCATCATCACGGTGATTGTCATCAATGCCATCACCCTCGGGCTGGAAACCTCGGAAGCGGTGATGGGCGCTGCAGGTGGGGTGCTCATTGCCCTCGACCGGCTCGCGCTGGCGATCTTCGTCGTCGAGATCGCACTCAAGCTCGTGGCCTACCGGCATCGCTTCTTCACAAGCGGCTGGAACCTGTTCGATTTCACCATCGTCGCCATCACGCTGGCGCCCACAGGCGAAGGCATGGCAGTGCTGCGCGCCCTGCGAATTCTGCGTGCCCTGCGCCTGGTGTCGGTCATTCCGTCGATGCGCAAGGTGGTCAATGCCTTGCTGCGTGCCCTGCCCGGCATGGGCTCCGTCCTTGCGCTGCTGCTGCTGGTGTTCTATGTCTCATCGGTGATGAGCACCAAGCTCTTCGGAGCGGACTTCCCGGAGTGGTTCGGCACCATCGGCGCGTCCTTTTACACGCTGTTCCAGGTAATGACGCTTGAATCGTGGTCGATGGGTATCGTGCGCCCGGTGATGGAGGTTCATCCGCTGGCCTGGGTCTTCTTCGTGCTCTTCATCCTGCTCACCACCTTCGCGGTGCTCAACCTCTTCATCGCCATCGTGGTCGACGCGATGACCGAGGTCGAGCATCAGGAGCAGGACGAAACACGCACCCTGGTCATGGTCGATCACGAAGTCCTGATGGCGGAGATACGTGCGCTGAGGACGGAAGTCAGGGCGCTCAAGAACGACGCCTGA
- the ftsY gene encoding signal recognition particle-docking protein FtsY has product MFGFFKKSGKSEKPAVTPSADDPSAPSTTETAAPAPAPAQQPEEKPAVPAKPATEAVEPAAPKAAETPRPDESAPAAPAAVTPAVAAPAVEPAAAPKRSWTERLKAGLSRTRQQFGGGLANLFGRRKIDEDLLEELESTLLMADCGVDATQHLIDDLRLRWKRDKLETADQLQQALADGLHKIIAPLEQPLDVSGHKPYIIMIAGVNGSGKTTSIGKLAKYFQLQGKSVLLAAGDTFRAAAREQLMTWGQRNNVTVIAQDGGDAAAVIFDAINAARARGIDIVLADTAGRLPTQLHLMEEIAKVRRVVTKADPTGPHEVVLVLDANIGQNALAQVKAFDAAIGVTGLVVTKLDGTAKGGVIAAIARQCPKPLRFIGVGEGIDDLQPFKSREFVDALFEPLAGSSAAARGDKA; this is encoded by the coding sequence ATGTTTGGTTTCTTCAAGAAGTCCGGCAAGTCCGAAAAGCCTGCCGTAACGCCGTCTGCCGACGATCCGTCCGCGCCCTCAACCACTGAAACCGCAGCACCTGCCCCTGCGCCCGCGCAGCAGCCCGAGGAAAAGCCTGCGGTGCCTGCGAAACCGGCGACGGAAGCGGTCGAGCCTGCTGCCCCCAAGGCGGCCGAAACGCCGAGGCCTGATGAATCCGCGCCTGCAGCGCCCGCCGCGGTCACCCCTGCAGTGGCGGCGCCCGCTGTCGAACCCGCGGCTGCGCCCAAACGCTCGTGGACAGAGCGCCTCAAGGCCGGCCTTTCGCGGACCCGACAGCAGTTCGGCGGCGGGCTGGCGAACCTGTTCGGACGCAGGAAGATTGATGAGGATCTGCTCGAAGAGCTCGAGTCAACGTTGCTGATGGCCGACTGCGGGGTGGATGCCACCCAGCACCTGATCGACGACTTGCGCCTGCGCTGGAAGCGCGACAAGCTCGAAACGGCCGACCAGTTGCAGCAGGCGCTGGCCGACGGCCTGCACAAGATCATCGCGCCGCTCGAACAGCCGCTCGATGTCTCCGGCCACAAGCCCTACATCATCATGATTGCGGGGGTGAATGGCTCGGGCAAGACGACTTCGATCGGCAAACTCGCCAAGTACTTCCAGCTTCAGGGCAAGAGCGTGCTGCTGGCCGCGGGCGATACCTTCCGCGCCGCTGCGCGTGAGCAGCTGATGACCTGGGGGCAGCGCAACAACGTGACCGTGATCGCGCAGGACGGCGGTGATGCGGCTGCAGTGATCTTCGACGCCATCAACGCTGCGCGTGCGCGCGGCATCGATATCGTGCTCGCCGATACGGCCGGGCGTCTGCCGACCCAGTTGCACCTGATGGAAGAAATCGCCAAGGTGCGCCGCGTCGTGACCAAGGCCGATCCCACCGGTCCGCACGAGGTCGTGCTGGTGCTCGACGCCAACATCGGCCAGAACGCGCTCGCTCAGGTCAAGGCCTTCGATGCCGCCATCGGCGTCACCGGACTGGTGGTGACCAAGCTCGATGGCACGGCCAAGGGCGGCGTGATTGCCGCAATCGCGCGCCAGTGCCCCAAGCCGCTGCGTTTCATCGGCGTGGGCGAGGGTATCGACGATCTGCAGCCCTTCAAGTCGCGTGAGTTCGTCGACGCCCTGTTCGAGCCGCTTGCCGGGTCGAGCGCTGCGGCCAGAGGCGACAAGGCATGA
- a CDS encoding acetyl-CoA carboxylase biotin carboxyl carrier protein subunit has protein sequence MRNFRITVDGTPYEVSVEELDVAAPSSASPSPSPAPAPRPARPAVAAAAPPAPPPVAAAASGAGDVPSPLAGTVVSVDVALGQHVTQNQQLVVLEAMKMNTYITAPRDGRVTAINVATGTAVAEGQSLLSIG, from the coding sequence ATGAGAAATTTCAGGATCACCGTTGACGGCACCCCCTACGAAGTCAGCGTCGAAGAGCTGGATGTCGCCGCGCCCTCCAGCGCGAGCCCGTCACCATCCCCGGCACCCGCTCCGCGCCCCGCTCGCCCCGCAGTGGCTGCGGCCGCGCCACCCGCGCCGCCACCTGTTGCAGCAGCTGCGAGCGGCGCAGGCGACGTTCCCAGCCCGCTTGCCGGAACGGTGGTTTCGGTCGATGTCGCGCTCGGTCAGCACGTCACGCAGAACCAGCAGCTCGTTGTCCTTGAGGCGATGAAGATGAACACCTACATCACCGCGCCGCGTGACGGCAGGGTCACCGCGATCAACGTCGCCACCGGCACCGCCGTGGCCGAGGGGCAGTCCCTCCTGAGCATCGGCTGA
- the ahpF gene encoding alkyl hydroperoxide reductase subunit F produces MLDANIKTQLKAYLERVTQPIEIVASLDDGEKSREMQELIRDVAEQSDLISVIERRDDTERKPSFSVGPKGGEARVRFAGLPMGHEFTSLILALLQSAGYPPKVEADVIEQIKNIEGEYNFETYISLSCHNCPDVVQALNLLSILNPNICHTMIDGALFQSEVEERQIMAVPTVYLNGQEFGQGRMELAEIIGKIDTGAEKREAAKIAAKDAFDVLIVGGGPAGAAAAIYAARKGIRTGIVAERFGGQVMDTMGIENFISVQETQGPKLVAALEEHVKQYDVDIMNLQRAARLVPGDMTEVQLENGASLKAKTVILATGARWREMNVPGEQAFRGKGVAYCPHCDGPLFKGKRVAVIGGGNSGVEAAIDLAGIVAHVTLLEFADTLRADAVLQKKLYSLPNVTVIKSAQTTEVTGTDKVNGLMYKDRSTDEVKRVELEGIFVQIGLLPNTDFMKGAIELSRFGEVIVDAKGQTSVPGIFAAGDCTTVPYKQIIIAMGEGSKAALSAFDHLIRSSVEA; encoded by the coding sequence ATGCTGGACGCCAATATCAAGACTCAACTGAAAGCCTATCTGGAACGGGTCACGCAGCCGATCGAGATCGTGGCGTCGCTGGACGATGGCGAGAAGTCGCGCGAGATGCAGGAATTGATCCGCGATGTCGCCGAGCAGTCGGACCTCATCAGCGTCATCGAACGTCGCGACGATACCGAACGCAAGCCCTCCTTCTCAGTCGGTCCCAAGGGCGGAGAAGCGCGCGTGCGCTTTGCCGGCCTGCCGATGGGGCATGAATTTACGTCCCTCATCCTTGCCTTGTTGCAGAGCGCGGGTTATCCGCCCAAGGTCGAGGCGGACGTGATCGAACAGATCAAGAATATCGAGGGCGAATACAACTTCGAGACCTACATCTCGCTGTCCTGCCACAACTGCCCGGATGTGGTGCAGGCACTCAACCTGCTCTCCATCCTCAACCCGAACATCTGCCACACCATGATCGATGGCGCGCTGTTCCAGAGCGAAGTGGAAGAGCGTCAGATCATGGCCGTGCCCACGGTCTACCTGAACGGTCAGGAATTCGGTCAGGGGCGCATGGAACTGGCCGAGATCATCGGCAAGATCGATACCGGCGCCGAGAAGCGTGAGGCAGCGAAAATTGCCGCCAAGGACGCGTTCGACGTGCTCATCGTCGGTGGCGGCCCGGCGGGTGCAGCTGCCGCGATCTACGCCGCACGCAAAGGCATTCGCACCGGCATCGTGGCCGAGCGTTTCGGTGGCCAGGTGATGGATACCATGGGGATCGAGAACTTCATCTCGGTGCAGGAAACCCAGGGGCCGAAGCTGGTTGCGGCGCTCGAAGAGCACGTCAAGCAGTACGACGTCGACATCATGAACCTGCAGCGTGCGGCCAGGCTGGTGCCGGGCGACATGACTGAAGTGCAGCTCGAGAACGGTGCCTCGCTCAAGGCCAAGACCGTGATTCTGGCGACCGGCGCACGCTGGCGCGAGATGAACGTGCCGGGCGAGCAGGCGTTCCGTGGCAAGGGCGTGGCCTACTGCCCGCACTGCGACGGTCCGCTGTTCAAGGGCAAGCGTGTGGCGGTGATCGGCGGCGGCAACTCGGGCGTCGAAGCGGCGATCGACCTTGCCGGCATCGTGGCCCATGTCACCCTGCTCGAGTTCGCCGACACCTTGCGCGCCGATGCTGTGCTGCAGAAGAAGCTCTACAGCCTGCCCAACGTCACCGTGATCAAGAGTGCCCAGACCACCGAAGTGACCGGTACCGACAAGGTCAATGGCCTGATGTACAAGGACCGCAGCACCGACGAGGTGAAGCGGGTCGAGCTCGAGGGCATCTTCGTCCAGATCGGCTTGCTGCCGAACACGGACTTCATGAAGGGCGCGATCGAGCTGTCGCGTTTCGGCGAAGTGATCGTCGACGCCAAGGGCCAGACCTCAGTGCCGGGCATCTTTGCCGCCGGTGACTGCACCACGGTGCCGTACAAGCAGATCATCATCGCCATGGGCGAGGGTTCCAAGGCTGCGCTGAGCGCCTTCGATCACCTGATCCGGAGTTCGGTCGAAGCCTGA
- a CDS encoding acyl-CoA carboxylase subunit beta, translating to MAIDKKLLDDLERRQTEAIASGGPERIARRHAKGQLTARERLQGLYARDTFQEFGLHAQHETRGFGMEKKSLPTDGVITGIGFVDGRPVAGFSQDFMIAGGSLGAVHARKICELMDHAARGGMPLVGFNDSGGARIQEGVESLSGYGQVFNRNVLMSGVVPQIAVICGPCAGGAVYSPAMMDFLIMTRHSASMFICGPEVIRAVTGQHTTMEEIGSAEAHARDSGNIHFIAEDDRHALELVRKLLSYLPSNNMMDPPHSLSEEITLQDDIGIEDLLPADAKLAYDVKDVIARLADADSFLEVQQEFAANLVVGLGRINGVVVGFVANQPLVKAGTLDIDASDKGARFIRFCNIFNIPLVTLVDVPGFLPGVAQEKQGIIRHGAKMLFAYGASTVPKITVIMRKAYGGAFLAMCSRDMGADLVLAWPTAEIAVMGAEGAVNILYRKEIDEAEDQAARRRELIDEYRAEFASPYQSAARMFVHDVIQPRRTRAAVSLALRSLLSKRETRPPKKHGNIPL from the coding sequence ATGGCGATTGACAAGAAGCTACTCGACGACCTTGAGCGACGCCAGACCGAGGCCATTGCCTCCGGCGGGCCGGAGCGCATCGCAAGGCGTCATGCCAAAGGCCAGCTGACCGCCCGCGAGCGGCTGCAGGGCCTCTATGCCAGGGACACCTTCCAGGAGTTCGGCCTTCATGCCCAGCATGAGACACGTGGCTTCGGCATGGAGAAAAAATCGCTCCCCACTGATGGTGTCATCACCGGCATCGGATTCGTCGACGGGCGCCCGGTCGCCGGGTTCAGCCAGGACTTCATGATTGCCGGCGGCTCACTCGGCGCCGTCCACGCGCGCAAGATCTGCGAGTTGATGGACCATGCCGCACGTGGCGGCATGCCACTTGTCGGCTTCAACGATTCGGGTGGCGCGCGTATTCAGGAAGGCGTGGAAAGCCTGTCGGGCTACGGTCAGGTGTTCAACCGCAACGTACTGATGTCCGGCGTCGTGCCCCAGATTGCGGTCATCTGCGGCCCATGCGCGGGTGGCGCGGTGTACTCCCCCGCGATGATGGATTTTCTGATCATGACGCGCCACTCGGCGAGCATGTTCATCTGCGGGCCCGAAGTCATTCGCGCGGTCACCGGCCAGCACACAACGATGGAAGAAATCGGCTCGGCCGAAGCCCATGCACGTGACTCGGGCAACATTCACTTCATCGCCGAAGATGATCGTCACGCCCTGGAGCTGGTGCGCAAGCTGCTGAGTTATCTGCCATCGAACAACATGATGGACCCGCCCCACAGCCTGAGCGAAGAGATCACGCTGCAGGACGACATTGGAATCGAAGACCTCCTCCCTGCAGATGCCAAGCTTGCCTACGACGTCAAGGACGTCATCGCCCGCCTGGCCGACGCGGACAGCTTTCTGGAGGTGCAGCAGGAATTTGCAGCCAACCTGGTCGTCGGGCTCGGACGCATCAATGGCGTCGTGGTCGGCTTTGTCGCCAACCAGCCTCTGGTCAAGGCCGGCACGCTGGACATCGACGCCTCGGACAAGGGGGCGCGCTTCATCCGCTTCTGCAACATCTTCAATATCCCGCTGGTCACGCTGGTCGATGTGCCCGGCTTTCTGCCCGGCGTGGCGCAGGAGAAGCAGGGCATCATCCGGCACGGCGCCAAGATGCTGTTCGCCTATGGCGCAAGCACCGTCCCCAAGATCACCGTCATCATGCGCAAGGCCTACGGCGGCGCCTTTCTGGCGATGTGCTCGCGCGACATGGGTGCCGACCTCGTGCTGGCGTGGCCGACGGCCGAGATTGCTGTCATGGGGGCGGAGGGTGCAGTCAACATCCTGTACCGCAAGGAGATCGACGAGGCTGAAGACCAGGCCGCACGTCGTCGCGAGCTGATCGACGAGTATCGCGCCGAATTCGCATCGCCCTACCAGTCTGCCGCGCGCATGTTCGTGCATGACGTGATCCAGCCACGGCGAACCCGCGCTGCGGTGTCGCTGGCCCTGCGCTCCTTGCTCTCCAAACGCGAGACGCGTCCTCCCAAGAAGCACGGCAACATCCCGCTGTGA
- a CDS encoding acyl-CoA thioesterase: MDLPAHQLTMTVLMTPEMANFSGKVHGGAILRQLDQVAYACASRYAARYCVTLSVDQVMFRQPIMVGELVTFLASVNYTGKSSLEVGIKVVAENIRTQEVRHANSCFFTMVAVDDEGKPVPVPPLRPFSPEEKRRFEAAAARKALRLELERRFAETHGNEGKRG; the protein is encoded by the coding sequence ATGGATTTGCCTGCACACCAGCTCACGATGACCGTCCTCATGACCCCGGAGATGGCCAACTTTTCCGGCAAGGTGCACGGTGGTGCCATCCTGCGACAGCTCGACCAGGTGGCTTATGCCTGCGCCAGTCGCTACGCCGCACGCTACTGCGTGACGCTCTCTGTCGATCAGGTGATGTTCCGTCAGCCGATCATGGTGGGCGAGCTGGTGACCTTTCTCGCCAGCGTGAACTACACCGGCAAGTCTTCGCTCGAGGTCGGCATCAAGGTGGTGGCGGAGAACATCCGCACCCAGGAAGTGCGCCATGCCAACAGCTGCTTCTTCACCATGGTTGCGGTGGACGACGAGGGCAAGCCGGTGCCGGTGCCGCCGCTACGGCCGTTCAGCCCCGAGGAGAAGCGCCGTTTCGAGGCCGCTGCGGCACGCAAGGCGCTGCGCCTTGAGCTGGAGAGGCGTTTTGCCGAAACGCATGGCAATGAGGGCAAGCGGGGCTGA
- a CDS encoding cell division ATP-binding protein FtsE, producing MIVFEDVAKRYAGGYTALAGVSFEIRHGELVVLSGHSGAGKSTLLKLIPAIERPTAGTVRINGQDVSRLPSRAIPYLRRNLGLVLQESRLLFDRSVFDNVMLPLVITGHPPGDAAKRVAAALERVGLDGRGREMPAGLSGGEQQRVAIARAIVNRPSILLADEPTAHLDPATAAGIAALFKSFNSAGVTVLVSTHDATLFAESSPRRLTLAKGLLTEGA from the coding sequence ATGATCGTCTTTGAGGACGTTGCCAAACGCTATGCGGGCGGCTACACGGCACTTGCCGGCGTCAGCTTCGAGATTCGCCATGGCGAACTGGTGGTGCTGTCGGGCCACTCCGGTGCGGGCAAGAGCACCCTGCTCAAGCTGATTCCGGCCATTGAACGACCGACAGCGGGCACCGTGCGGATCAACGGCCAGGATGTTTCCCGGCTGCCGTCACGCGCCATTCCCTATCTGAGGCGCAACCTCGGGCTGGTGCTGCAGGAAAGCCGCCTGCTGTTCGACCGTTCGGTGTTCGACAACGTGATGCTGCCGCTGGTCATCACCGGGCACCCGCCCGGCGATGCCGCCAAGCGGGTCGCGGCCGCACTCGAACGCGTGGGGCTGGACGGGCGGGGAAGAGAGATGCCGGCGGGCCTGTCGGGCGGCGAACAGCAACGGGTTGCCATTGCCCGGGCCATTGTCAATCGCCCCTCGATCCTGCTTGCCGACGAACCTACGGCGCATCTGGATCCGGCCACTGCGGCCGGGATTGCCGCCTTGTTCAAATCATTCAACAGTGCAGGTGTCACCGTGCTCGTATCCACCCATGATGCGACCCTGTTCGCCGAGTCCTCGCCGCGTCGGCTGACGCTGGCCAAGGGCCTGCTGACGGAGGGCGCATGA